One window of Oscillibacter hominis genomic DNA carries:
- the spoIID gene encoding stage II sporulation protein D, translating into MRQNLIASVVLIALLFTIPVLFLRPEKEPEEQDEAEVFPQVEPGEMDAASTLRVKQGDTVTEMSLGAYLQGVVRAEMPASFEIEALKAQTVAARTYTLYKIRTGGNHADADICTDSKCCQAWISREAAADNWGRSASANEYKIDTAVAETDGMTMLYDGSPILAVFHSSSAGRTRNSEDVWSSELPYLRAVDSMEEGDGIPNYYSRVEFTPEKFKELFLAKHPEARLTGDASGWLTNFVMDNLSVKTVDVGGVTVRGTELRSILSLRSAAFEVSAADGKLVFYVTGFGHGVGMSQYGANQMAKAGSTYLEILTHYYTGVSVEPYALG; encoded by the coding sequence ATGAGACAGAATTTGATTGCTTCGGTGGTCCTCATCGCACTGCTGTTCACCATACCGGTTTTATTCCTGCGCCCGGAAAAGGAACCGGAGGAGCAGGACGAGGCGGAGGTCTTTCCGCAGGTGGAGCCGGGGGAGATGGACGCCGCCTCCACGCTGCGGGTGAAGCAGGGGGACACGGTGACGGAGATGAGCCTGGGGGCCTACCTCCAGGGCGTGGTCCGGGCGGAGATGCCGGCTTCCTTTGAGATAGAGGCGCTGAAGGCCCAGACGGTGGCCGCCCGCACTTACACGCTTTATAAGATCAGGACCGGGGGAAACCACGCCGACGCTGACATCTGCACCGACTCCAAGTGCTGTCAGGCCTGGATTTCCCGGGAGGCCGCCGCAGACAACTGGGGCCGGTCCGCCTCGGCCAACGAATATAAGATCGACACGGCTGTGGCGGAGACGGACGGCATGACCATGCTCTACGACGGGAGCCCCATCCTTGCGGTGTTCCACTCCTCCTCGGCGGGGCGGACCCGGAATTCGGAGGATGTGTGGAGCAGTGAGCTCCCCTATCTGCGCGCGGTGGACAGCATGGAGGAGGGGGACGGGATTCCCAACTACTACAGCCGCGTGGAATTCACACCTGAAAAATTCAAGGAGCTCTTTTTGGCAAAGCACCCGGAGGCCCGGCTCACGGGGGACGCCTCCGGCTGGCTCACCAATTTCGTGATGGACAACCTCAGCGTGAAGACGGTGGATGTGGGCGGCGTCACCGTCCGGGGCACGGAGCTGCGCAGCATCCTCTCGCTGCGCTCCGCCGCCTTTGAAGTATCGGCGGCGGATGGGAAGCTGGTCTTTTATGTGACCGGGTTCGGCCACGGCGTGGGGATGAGCCAGTACGGGGCCAATCAGATGGCAAAGGCGGGCAGCACCTATCTGGAGATCCTCACCCATTACTACACCGGCGTGTCGGTGGAGCCCTACGCGCTGGGGTAG